A region of Vibrio chagasii DNA encodes the following proteins:
- a CDS encoding GNAT family N-acetyltransferase, translating to MKIVEAQHSDIESLFVYLDTQLSEIALEETPLFQPVSKSDCKMSEAHRARFSDGFKFEFGENGWRKIWLAKDSNGAIRGHIDLRHHKGNYCSHRVLLGMGVDSSVRKQGLGSKLMDVATQYCRENEAIDWLDLNVLSNNLPAKNLYLRTGFTVVGEMEDYYRIDGQSVSELTMTLQTKGKQ from the coding sequence ATGAAAATAGTAGAAGCACAACACTCTGATATAGAGAGTTTGTTCGTATATCTGGATACACAGTTGTCAGAAATCGCATTAGAAGAGACACCGCTATTCCAACCAGTCTCAAAGTCAGATTGTAAAATGTCGGAAGCACATAGGGCTCGCTTTTCTGATGGGTTTAAGTTTGAGTTTGGAGAGAATGGCTGGCGAAAAATTTGGTTAGCTAAAGATTCGAATGGTGCTATTCGCGGCCATATCGATTTGCGCCATCATAAGGGCAATTACTGTTCTCACCGTGTGTTGCTTGGCATGGGTGTCGACAGCAGTGTGAGAAAGCAAGGCTTAGGCTCCAAGCTAATGGATGTGGCGACTCAATATTGCAGAGAGAACGAAGCGATTGATTGGCTAGACCTTAATGTATTGTCAAACAACCTTCCTGCTAAAAATCTTTATTTGAGAACGGGGTTTACGGTTGTCGGCGAAATGGAAGACTACTATCGAATTGATGGTCAGTCGGTGTCTGAGCTAACTATGACGTTGCAGACGAAAGGAAAACAATGA
- a CDS encoding GNAT family N-acetyltransferase, whose product MITIERLNEAHIEQVNEIQLADEQVKFAGTATDFLSDGSETTHLHIIKHGNEVVGFFKLDVAYPAHYKFCPEGSIGLRAFALDKNQQGKGLGTGAVKALFPYLAANYEGYDWIYLTVNCKNPAAYNCYVKGGFEDTNEQYLGGAAGPQFIMRGLIRD is encoded by the coding sequence ATGATCACTATCGAAAGACTCAATGAGGCTCATATTGAGCAAGTTAACGAAATTCAGCTCGCAGATGAGCAGGTTAAATTCGCAGGAACAGCAACGGACTTTTTGTCAGACGGTAGCGAGACCACGCATCTACATATTATTAAACATGGCAATGAGGTGGTGGGCTTCTTTAAGCTTGATGTTGCTTACCCGGCTCACTACAAATTTTGCCCTGAAGGCAGTATTGGCTTAAGGGCGTTTGCTCTAGATAAAAATCAACAAGGAAAGGGGTTAGGTACAGGCGCGGTGAAAGCGCTATTTCCTTATCTAGCAGCCAATTATGAAGGGTATGATTGGATCTACTTAACCGTCAATTGTAAAAATCCCGCAGCCTATAACTGCTATGTTAAAGGTGGTTTTGAGGATACCAATGAACAGTACCTAGGCGGCGCTGCCGGCCCACAGTTCATTATGCGTGGCCTAATCAGAGATTAG